One genomic region from Osmerus mordax isolate fOsmMor3 chromosome 4, fOsmMor3.pri, whole genome shotgun sequence encodes:
- the cpeb1a gene encoding cytoplasmic polyadenylation element-binding protein 1a gives MGLESLSLADWGNSLDPPSRTSPPSITKLGPHLGLNSLGPGEKAVVMGGSNSHTESCTLDTCFNSPPDSETSGFSSGSEHLCDLLSILQISHSVPLLKCGGQKYLSASCHLEQDSLLHPLSPLPPELDQHLLSVGPQGSAGPQGSAGPQGSVGPQGRRWPRAMVWPSWGGTAQRPLSIEAEARLHRQGAALNDAALTWRGQLPPKNYRNAKYSCKVFLGGLPWDTTEARLNSTFSVFGHLSVEWPGKDLKNPHCPPKGYVYLMFEDERCVAALLKACSQILLHPDDSQEYYFEMASRKMRIKKVQVIPWVLADSNYSVCPPQRLVPSRTVFVGGLHGMLNAEALALIMDDLFGGVVYVGIDTDRHKYPIGSGRVSFRTQSSYLKSLHAAFVEIKTPKFTKKVQIDPYVEDSVCQRCSRQPGSFFCRDMACFKYYCRTCWHWQHSMDVLCCHRPIMKNQKSLNFS, from the exons ATGGGACTGGAATCTCTTAGCCTGGCTGACTGGGGAAACAGCCTGGACCCTCCCTCACGCACCAGCCCGCCTTCCA TCACCAAGCTGGGGCCCCATCTTGGTTTGAACAGCCTTGGGCCCGGGGAGAAGGCTGTTGTGATGGGCGGGTCAAACAGCCACACGGAGAGCTGCACCCTGGACACCTGCTTTAACAGTCCCCCTGACTCTGAGACCAGTGGGTTCAGCTCTGGATCAGAGCATCTCTGTGACCTGCTG tcaaTACTGCAGATCTCCCATTCCGTGCCCCTACTAAAGTGTGGAGGGCAGAAATACCTGTCTGCCTCCTGTCACCTGGAGCAGGACTCCTTGTTGCACCCactgtcccctctcccccctgagcTGGACCAGCATCTCCTCAGCGTGGGCCCCCAGGGCAGCGCGGGCCCCCAGGGCAGCGCGGGCCCCCAGGGCAGTGTGGGCCCCCAGGGCAGGCGGTGGCCCCGGGCCATGGTGTGGCCCAGCTGGGGTGGGACCGCTCAGCGCCCCCTCAGCATCGAGGCAGAGGCTCGTCTCCACAGACAGGGCGCAG CTCTGAACGATGCCGCCCTTACATGGAGGGGCCAACTGCCCCCCAAAAACTACAGAAACGCAAAGTACTCCTGTAAAGTCTTTCTGGGTGGCCTGCCTTGGGACACCACTGAAG CGAGACTGAATAGCACGTTCAGTGTGTTTGGCCATCTGAGCGTAGAGTGGCCTGGCAAGGACCTCAAAAACCCGCACTGCCCACCAAAAG GCTATGTGTACCTGATGTTTGAGGACGAGAGGTGTGTTGCGGCTCTGCTGAAGGCCTGCTCTCAGATCCTGCTCCACCCGGACGACTCACAGGAGTACTACTTTGAGATGGCCAGCCGCAAAATGCGCATCAAAAAG gtgcaGGTGATACCCTGGGTGCTGGCGGACAGTAACTATTCCGTGTGCCCACCCCAGCGTCTGGTCCCCAGCAGAACGGTGTTCGTGGGTGGGCTGCATGGCATGCTGAACGCAGAGGCCCTGGCTCTCATCATGGACGACCTGTTTGGAGGGGTCGTTTATGTCGGCAtcgacactgacagacacaagtACCCCATAG GGTCCGGGCGCGTGAGCTTCCGTACACAGAGCAGCTATCTGAAGTCTCTACACGCTGCTTTTGTGGAGATCAAAACACCAAAGTTCACCAAGAAG GTCCAGATCGATCCCTATGTGGAAGACTCGGTGTGCCAGAGGTGCAGCCGCCAGCCTGGGTCCTTCTTCTGCAGAGACATG GCCTGCTTCAAGTACTACTGCCGCACCTGCTGGCACTGGCAACACTCCATGGATGTGCTCTGCTGCCACAGGCCCATCATGAAGAACCAGAAAAGCCTGAACTTTAGCTGA
- the sv2 gene encoding synaptic vesicle glycoprotein 2C isoform X1 gives MSRRIHGESGDAAAREPLLFGDLYPSCLDSDEGEIIFESSAKDAANVESAHRQLSYEEAIEEAGFGLFHGLLLVVCGWANASDAVEILCVSFLLPTARCDLSLSSSDMGLLTSSIFLGMMVGGYVWGYLADQRGRQRVLVISLTVNGVFGALASLAPWFWLFLILRFISGVGVGGSIPVIFSYFSEFQPRLRRGAMISGLATFWMAGNILAAGLAWMVIPWSWAHFPLGSLDFQSWRLFVVLCSVPSLSSALIFRLAMPESPKFLMEAGQEAEALRVFRFMFVLNNRHCPRPFPIPGLQVPPPQRKSSLDTQGPGSLSNLLKKALSPVQQLFKAPLRERSTVLLIIFYCISFGYYGLWMWFPELFRRIENGGSPCANVSRSLTQNNHSCYPVQTAVYKEGFITAASNLPGNIFTILMMDTIGGKTLLSCSLLLSSLSVFAIYEVKTKTQSLLMSFLFSGVSVVAWNALDVVGTELYPTHIRSSALGFFTGVGRIAAIMGNVVFGQLVDTNCAVPVLLVSALLLVGGIAALRLPRTRQAELT, from the exons ATGTCTCGTCGCATTCATGGAGAGAGTGGCGATGCAGCTGCACGGGAGCCACTACTCTTCGGCGACTTGTATCCATCGTGCCTCGACTCCGACGAAG GAGAAATTATTTTCGAAAGTAGCGCAAAAGATGCTGCTAATGTGGAGAGTGCACACAGACAACTTTCATATGAGGAAGCCATCGAGGAAGCAG GTTTTGGTTTGTTTCATGGCCTCCTGTTGGTGGTGTGTGGCTGGGCCAACGCCAGTGATGCTGTTGAGATCTTATGTGTCTCCTTCCTGTTGCCAACTGCTCGTTGTGATCTGTCGCTCAGCTCCTCAGACATGGGTCTGTTGACCTCCAGTATCTTTTTAG GAATGATGGTTGGTGGGTATGTGTGGGGTTACCTTGCTGACCAGAGGGGGCGCCAGAGAGTCTTGGTGATCTCTTTGACTGTGAATGGGGTTTTTGGGGCACTGGCTAGTCTGGCCCCATGGTTCTGGCTATTCCTCATTCTGCGGTTCATCAGTGGTGTGGG GGTGGGAGGTTCCATCCCTGTCATCTTCTCCTACTTCTCTGAGTTCCAGCCACGCTTGAGGAGAGGGGCCATGATCAGTGGACTGGCCACCTTCTGGATGGCAGGAAACATCCTggcagcag GTCTGGCGTGGATGGTTATTCCATGGAGCTGGGCACATTTTCCTTTGGGCTCGCTGGATTTTCAGAGCTGGAGACTTTTCGTGGTGCTGTGCTCTGTTCCCAGCCTGTCGTCTGCTCTCATCTTCAGGTTGGCCATGCCAGAAAGCCCCAAGTTCCTCATGGAG GCTGGCCAGGAAGCAGAGGCCCTACGAGTCTTTAGGTTCATGTTTGTTCTGAACAACCGACATTGTCCCAGACCCTTCCCA ATACCTGGGCTCCAAGTCCCTCCTCCACAGAGGAAGAGCAGTCTGGACACTCAGGGCCCTGGTTCTCTGTCTAACCTGCTCAAAAAG GCCCTGAGTCCAGTTCAGCAGCTGTTTAAAGCCCCTCTCAGGGAGAGGAGCACAGTCCTGCTCATCATATTTTACTGCATTTCATTTGG GTATTATGGTCTGTGGATGTGGTTTCCAGAGTTGTTCAGAAGAATCGAGAATGGAGGTTCTCCTTGTGCCAATGTCTCCCGCTCCCTGACAcagaacaaccacagctgctaccCAGTCCAAACGGCAG TGTACAAGGAGGGATTTATCACTGCAGCATCTAACCTGCCAGGAAACATATTCACCATTCTTATGATGGACACCATTGGAGGAAAGACCTTACTTT cctGCAGTCTCTTGCTCTCCAGTCTGAGTGTGTTTGCCATTTATGAAGTGAAGACCAAAACCCAGAGTCTGCTAATGTCCTTCCTGTTCAGTGGAGTGTCTGTGGTAGCCTGGAATGCCCTGGATGTGGTGGGCACAGAGCTGTACCCCACGCACATAAG GTCTTCTGCTCTTGGCTTCTTCACCGGAGTAGGCAGAATTGCAGCCATCATGGGTAATGTAGTCTTTGGCCAGCTGGTAGACACCAACTGTGCAGTTCCTGTGTTGCTGGTGTCGGCCCTGCTGCTGGTTGGAGGGATAGCCGCTCTCCGCCTTCCCAGGACCAGGCAAGCAGAGCTCACCTAG
- the sv2 gene encoding synaptic vesicle glycoprotein 2C isoform X2, with amino-acid sequence MSRRIHGESGDAAAREPLLFGDLYPSCLDSDEGEIIFESSAKDAANVESAHRQLSYEEAIEEAGFGLFHGLLLVVCGWANASDAVEILCVSFLLPTARCDLSLSSSDMGMMVGGYVWGYLADQRGRQRVLVISLTVNGVFGALASLAPWFWLFLILRFISGVGVGGSIPVIFSYFSEFQPRLRRGAMISGLATFWMAGNILAAGLAWMVIPWSWAHFPLGSLDFQSWRLFVVLCSVPSLSSALIFRLAMPESPKFLMEAGQEAEALRVFRFMFVLNNRHCPRPFPIPGLQVPPPQRKSSLDTQGPGSLSNLLKKALSPVQQLFKAPLRERSTVLLIIFYCISFGYYGLWMWFPELFRRIENGGSPCANVSRSLTQNNHSCYPVQTAVYKEGFITAASNLPGNIFTILMMDTIGGKTLLSCSLLLSSLSVFAIYEVKTKTQSLLMSFLFSGVSVVAWNALDVVGTELYPTHIRSSALGFFTGVGRIAAIMGNVVFGQLVDTNCAVPVLLVSALLLVGGIAALRLPRTRQAELT; translated from the exons ATGTCTCGTCGCATTCATGGAGAGAGTGGCGATGCAGCTGCACGGGAGCCACTACTCTTCGGCGACTTGTATCCATCGTGCCTCGACTCCGACGAAG GAGAAATTATTTTCGAAAGTAGCGCAAAAGATGCTGCTAATGTGGAGAGTGCACACAGACAACTTTCATATGAGGAAGCCATCGAGGAAGCAG GTTTTGGTTTGTTTCATGGCCTCCTGTTGGTGGTGTGTGGCTGGGCCAACGCCAGTGATGCTGTTGAGATCTTATGTGTCTCCTTCCTGTTGCCAACTGCTCGTTGTGATCTGTCGCTCAGCTCCTCAGACATGG GAATGATGGTTGGTGGGTATGTGTGGGGTTACCTTGCTGACCAGAGGGGGCGCCAGAGAGTCTTGGTGATCTCTTTGACTGTGAATGGGGTTTTTGGGGCACTGGCTAGTCTGGCCCCATGGTTCTGGCTATTCCTCATTCTGCGGTTCATCAGTGGTGTGGG GGTGGGAGGTTCCATCCCTGTCATCTTCTCCTACTTCTCTGAGTTCCAGCCACGCTTGAGGAGAGGGGCCATGATCAGTGGACTGGCCACCTTCTGGATGGCAGGAAACATCCTggcagcag GTCTGGCGTGGATGGTTATTCCATGGAGCTGGGCACATTTTCCTTTGGGCTCGCTGGATTTTCAGAGCTGGAGACTTTTCGTGGTGCTGTGCTCTGTTCCCAGCCTGTCGTCTGCTCTCATCTTCAGGTTGGCCATGCCAGAAAGCCCCAAGTTCCTCATGGAG GCTGGCCAGGAAGCAGAGGCCCTACGAGTCTTTAGGTTCATGTTTGTTCTGAACAACCGACATTGTCCCAGACCCTTCCCA ATACCTGGGCTCCAAGTCCCTCCTCCACAGAGGAAGAGCAGTCTGGACACTCAGGGCCCTGGTTCTCTGTCTAACCTGCTCAAAAAG GCCCTGAGTCCAGTTCAGCAGCTGTTTAAAGCCCCTCTCAGGGAGAGGAGCACAGTCCTGCTCATCATATTTTACTGCATTTCATTTGG GTATTATGGTCTGTGGATGTGGTTTCCAGAGTTGTTCAGAAGAATCGAGAATGGAGGTTCTCCTTGTGCCAATGTCTCCCGCTCCCTGACAcagaacaaccacagctgctaccCAGTCCAAACGGCAG TGTACAAGGAGGGATTTATCACTGCAGCATCTAACCTGCCAGGAAACATATTCACCATTCTTATGATGGACACCATTGGAGGAAAGACCTTACTTT cctGCAGTCTCTTGCTCTCCAGTCTGAGTGTGTTTGCCATTTATGAAGTGAAGACCAAAACCCAGAGTCTGCTAATGTCCTTCCTGTTCAGTGGAGTGTCTGTGGTAGCCTGGAATGCCCTGGATGTGGTGGGCACAGAGCTGTACCCCACGCACATAAG GTCTTCTGCTCTTGGCTTCTTCACCGGAGTAGGCAGAATTGCAGCCATCATGGGTAATGTAGTCTTTGGCCAGCTGGTAGACACCAACTGTGCAGTTCCTGTGTTGCTGGTGTCGGCCCTGCTGCTGGTTGGAGGGATAGCCGCTCTCCGCCTTCCCAGGACCAGGCAAGCAGAGCTCACCTAG
- the sv2 gene encoding synaptic vesicle glycoprotein 2C isoform X3: protein MSRRIHGESGDAAAREPLLFGDLYPSCLDSDEGEIIFESSAKDAANVESAHRQLSYEEAIEEAGFGLFHGLLLVVCGWANASDAVEILCVSFLLPTARCDLSLSSSDMGLLTSSIFLGMMVGGYVWGYLADQRGRQRVLVISLTVNGVFGALASLAPWFWLFLILRFISGVGVGGSIPVIFSYFSEFQPRLRRGAMISGLATFWMAGNILAAGLAWMVIPWSWAHFPLGSLDFQSWRLFVVLCSVPSLSSALIFRLAMPESPKFLMEAGQEAEALRVFRFMFVLNNRHCPRPFPIPGLQVPPPQRKSSLDTQGPGSLSNLLKKALSPVQQLFKAPLRERSTVLLIIFYCISFGYYGLWMWFPELFRRIENGGSPCANVSRSLTQNNHSCYPVQTAVYKEGFITAASNLPGNIFTILMMDTIGGKTLLSCSLLLSSLSVFAIYEVKTKTQSLLMSFLFSGVSVVAWNALDVVGTELYPTHIRQNCSHHG from the exons ATGTCTCGTCGCATTCATGGAGAGAGTGGCGATGCAGCTGCACGGGAGCCACTACTCTTCGGCGACTTGTATCCATCGTGCCTCGACTCCGACGAAG GAGAAATTATTTTCGAAAGTAGCGCAAAAGATGCTGCTAATGTGGAGAGTGCACACAGACAACTTTCATATGAGGAAGCCATCGAGGAAGCAG GTTTTGGTTTGTTTCATGGCCTCCTGTTGGTGGTGTGTGGCTGGGCCAACGCCAGTGATGCTGTTGAGATCTTATGTGTCTCCTTCCTGTTGCCAACTGCTCGTTGTGATCTGTCGCTCAGCTCCTCAGACATGGGTCTGTTGACCTCCAGTATCTTTTTAG GAATGATGGTTGGTGGGTATGTGTGGGGTTACCTTGCTGACCAGAGGGGGCGCCAGAGAGTCTTGGTGATCTCTTTGACTGTGAATGGGGTTTTTGGGGCACTGGCTAGTCTGGCCCCATGGTTCTGGCTATTCCTCATTCTGCGGTTCATCAGTGGTGTGGG GGTGGGAGGTTCCATCCCTGTCATCTTCTCCTACTTCTCTGAGTTCCAGCCACGCTTGAGGAGAGGGGCCATGATCAGTGGACTGGCCACCTTCTGGATGGCAGGAAACATCCTggcagcag GTCTGGCGTGGATGGTTATTCCATGGAGCTGGGCACATTTTCCTTTGGGCTCGCTGGATTTTCAGAGCTGGAGACTTTTCGTGGTGCTGTGCTCTGTTCCCAGCCTGTCGTCTGCTCTCATCTTCAGGTTGGCCATGCCAGAAAGCCCCAAGTTCCTCATGGAG GCTGGCCAGGAAGCAGAGGCCCTACGAGTCTTTAGGTTCATGTTTGTTCTGAACAACCGACATTGTCCCAGACCCTTCCCA ATACCTGGGCTCCAAGTCCCTCCTCCACAGAGGAAGAGCAGTCTGGACACTCAGGGCCCTGGTTCTCTGTCTAACCTGCTCAAAAAG GCCCTGAGTCCAGTTCAGCAGCTGTTTAAAGCCCCTCTCAGGGAGAGGAGCACAGTCCTGCTCATCATATTTTACTGCATTTCATTTGG GTATTATGGTCTGTGGATGTGGTTTCCAGAGTTGTTCAGAAGAATCGAGAATGGAGGTTCTCCTTGTGCCAATGTCTCCCGCTCCCTGACAcagaacaaccacagctgctaccCAGTCCAAACGGCAG TGTACAAGGAGGGATTTATCACTGCAGCATCTAACCTGCCAGGAAACATATTCACCATTCTTATGATGGACACCATTGGAGGAAAGACCTTACTTT cctGCAGTCTCTTGCTCTCCAGTCTGAGTGTGTTTGCCATTTATGAAGTGAAGACCAAAACCCAGAGTCTGCTAATGTCCTTCCTGTTCAGTGGAGTGTCTGTGGTAGCCTGGAATGCCCTGGATGTGGTGGGCACAGAGCTGTACCCCACGCACATAAG GCAGAATTGCAGCCATCATGGGTAA